From one Tsukamurella tyrosinosolvens genomic stretch:
- a CDS encoding acyl-CoA dehydrogenase family protein, with product MSISMDVIESEERQALRATVSELGRKFGPEYMREKIAAGEGPTELWKAAGDLGLIGVNIAEQYGGGGAGMYELGIVGEELAAVGSSLLMLVVSPAINGTIISRFGTEEQKQRWLPGIASGETIAAFAITEPDAGSNSHRITTTARRDGSDWIISGQKTFISGIELADVILVVSRSEDAKTGKLRPALFLMPTDSPGLQKTKIPMEVGLPESQWTLFFDDVRLPAEALVGEPDAAIAQLFAGLNPERIMAAAGSVGSARYAIDRAVDYAKQRTVFKVPIGAHQAIAHPLAELKVETELAKLMLQKAATLYDAGEEFAAAEAANMAKFAGGEAGAKAVDRAIHSLGGNGLTTEYGLAQMLVASRLFRIAPVSREMVLNFISEHSLGLPKSY from the coding sequence ATGAGCATTTCCATGGACGTCATCGAGTCCGAGGAGCGCCAGGCGCTCCGCGCGACCGTCTCGGAGCTGGGCAGGAAGTTCGGACCCGAGTACATGCGCGAGAAGATCGCCGCGGGCGAGGGCCCCACCGAGCTGTGGAAGGCCGCGGGCGATCTCGGCCTCATCGGCGTGAACATCGCCGAGCAGTACGGCGGCGGCGGTGCCGGCATGTACGAGCTGGGCATCGTCGGCGAGGAACTCGCCGCGGTCGGCTCGTCGCTGCTCATGCTGGTGGTCTCCCCCGCCATCAACGGCACCATCATCTCCCGGTTCGGCACGGAGGAGCAGAAGCAGCGCTGGCTGCCCGGCATCGCCTCGGGCGAGACCATCGCCGCCTTCGCGATCACCGAGCCGGACGCGGGCAGCAACAGCCACCGGATCACCACCACGGCCCGCCGCGACGGTTCCGACTGGATCATCTCCGGCCAGAAGACCTTCATCTCCGGCATCGAGCTGGCCGACGTGATCCTGGTGGTCTCGCGCTCCGAGGACGCCAAGACCGGCAAGCTGCGGCCCGCCCTGTTCCTCATGCCCACCGACTCCCCCGGCCTGCAGAAGACCAAGATCCCCATGGAGGTGGGCCTGCCGGAGTCGCAGTGGACGCTCTTCTTCGACGACGTCCGGCTGCCCGCCGAGGCGCTCGTCGGAGAGCCCGACGCGGCCATCGCGCAGCTCTTCGCCGGCCTCAACCCCGAGCGCATCATGGCCGCAGCGGGTTCCGTGGGCTCAGCCCGCTACGCGATCGACCGCGCCGTGGACTACGCCAAGCAGCGCACCGTCTTCAAGGTGCCGATCGGCGCGCACCAGGCGATCGCGCATCCGCTCGCCGAGCTGAAGGTGGAGACCGAGCTGGCGAAGCTGATGCTGCAGAAGGCCGCCACGCTGTACGACGCCGGCGAGGAGTTCGCCGCCGCCGAGGCCGCGAACATGGCGAAGTTCGCCGGCGGCGAGGCGGGCGCCAAGGCCGTGGACCGGGCGATCCACTCCCTCGGCGGCAACGGCCTCACCACCGAGTACGGCCTGGCGCAGATGCTGGTGGCCTCGCGCCTGTTCCGCATCGCCCCGGTCAGCCGCGAGATGGTGCTCAACTTCATCTCCGAGCACTCGCTCGGCCTGCCCAAGAGCTACTAG
- a CDS encoding enoyl-CoA hydratase family protein → MTESLVGYETRGGAAYLTIDSPHNRNAISQRLLADLSAGLERAAADDAARAVVLTHTGTTFCAGADLKEAAANGAGSDPKSRTLAMIGAMRGIIECPKPVIAQVDGHVRAGGFGLIGSCDFVFAGPGASFAVTETRIGVAPAMVSLVLLPHLPSRVASTLLLTGRKFDGAEAAGYGLITAAVADPAAAVAEQLAELQLCSPQGLRETKQILWHDVLRSFDERSDALGEQSARLFGSAESVEGITAFLQKRAPSWAEPVPAE, encoded by the coding sequence ATGACCGAATCCCTGGTCGGGTACGAGACGCGCGGCGGTGCCGCGTATCTCACGATCGACAGCCCGCACAACCGGAACGCCATCTCGCAGCGGCTGCTCGCCGACCTGAGCGCCGGCCTGGAGCGCGCCGCCGCGGACGACGCCGCCCGCGCCGTGGTGCTCACCCACACCGGCACGACGTTCTGCGCAGGCGCAGACCTCAAGGAGGCGGCGGCCAACGGCGCAGGCTCGGACCCGAAGTCCCGCACCCTGGCGATGATCGGCGCGATGCGCGGGATCATCGAATGCCCCAAGCCGGTGATCGCCCAGGTCGACGGGCACGTCCGGGCCGGCGGCTTCGGGCTGATCGGCTCGTGCGACTTCGTCTTCGCGGGCCCCGGGGCGTCGTTCGCGGTCACGGAGACGCGGATCGGCGTCGCGCCGGCGATGGTCTCGCTGGTCCTGCTGCCGCACCTGCCCTCCCGCGTCGCCTCCACGCTGCTGCTCACGGGCCGGAAGTTCGACGGTGCCGAGGCGGCCGGGTACGGCCTGATCACCGCGGCGGTCGCGGACCCGGCGGCCGCGGTGGCGGAGCAGCTCGCCGAGCTGCAGCTGTGCAGCCCGCAGGGCCTGCGGGAGACGAAGCAGATCCTGTGGCACGACGTGCTGCGGTCCTTCGACGAGCGGTCGGACGCCCTCGGGGAGCAGTCCGCGCGGCTGTTCGGCTCCGCCGAATCCGTCGAGGGGATCACCGCGTTCCTGCAGAAGCGCGCGCCGAGCTGGGCCGAACCGGTACCGGCGGAATAG
- a CDS encoding TetR/AcrR family transcriptional regulator translates to MTPLRPPIRAPQQSRSRETRQRLLETTIASLAARGWTATTVGSVARQAGVSRGAAQHHFPTREDLISAALEYMGEQRLAQVAQAGAAVPDGPDRPYAVARLIVEYYTDDLFKAALHVWTAAASDDALRERMLPFENKHSREVFALAMRLLGVDRDDEEARRAVQATLDLARGLGLADLLSDDAARREQVVDFWGRQLASVFAAR, encoded by the coding sequence ATGACTCCCCTCCGCCCGCCCATCCGCGCACCCCAGCAGTCCCGCAGCCGGGAGACCCGGCAGCGCCTGCTGGAGACCACCATCGCGTCGCTCGCCGCACGCGGGTGGACCGCCACCACGGTGGGCAGCGTGGCGCGGCAGGCGGGGGTCTCGCGCGGCGCCGCACAGCACCACTTCCCCACGCGGGAGGATCTGATCAGCGCCGCGCTCGAGTACATGGGCGAGCAGCGGCTCGCCCAGGTGGCGCAGGCGGGCGCGGCGGTGCCGGACGGGCCCGACCGCCCGTACGCGGTGGCGCGGCTCATCGTCGAGTACTACACGGACGACCTGTTCAAGGCCGCCCTGCACGTCTGGACCGCGGCCGCGAGCGACGATGCGCTCCGCGAGCGGATGCTGCCCTTCGAGAACAAGCACTCCCGCGAGGTCTTCGCCCTCGCCATGCGCCTGCTCGGGGTGGACCGCGACGACGAGGAGGCCCGCCGCGCCGTGCAGGCGACGCTGGACCTCGCCCGCGGCCTCGGCCTCGCCGACCTGCTCTCCGACGATGCCGCCCGCCGCGAGCAGGTCGTCGACTTCTGGGGCCGCCAGCTGGCGTCCGTCTTCGCGGCGCGCTGA
- a CDS encoding ATP-dependent DNA helicase RecG, giving the protein MSSARTLTLQTPLAEAVDPEIAEAATAELGLVTVGDLLRHFPFRYEGGAVEDDGTRRSEPRIGDDIVVIGTVTAITPPKPHHRGKKMFRVQVVNKVRAYEVTFFNYLPKPIQPDRQLLLIGRLGEFNGKLQLTHPEWLVLPDTTITSAEALAANEAGSTKAGSKRLKFADLSLLMQPTVPIYHGTKNMPTWLILSLVDSVLKRLVPVPESLPPAFLALHALMSLDDAVRAAHKPDGRAQADRARRRLAFDEAVAIETALARRAHDVGIVGAPPLHAPDGPLQAGLRERLPFSLTAGQEGVLAEILGDMARDHPMTRLLQGEVGSGKTLVALLAMLAAVDAGHQAVLLAPTEVLATQHLLSITAMLGDLAEAGQLGAADAATTVTLLTGSMTVKQRRAALLRIVTGEAGIVIGTHALLEDTVEFFRLGLVVVDEQHRFGVEQRDRLRRKGTGESTDDESMPHLLVMTATPIPRTVALAQFGDMATSVLRELPRGRQPIQTSVVPEDREAWVARAWARVDEEVRAGRQVYVVCPRIGDDATGEQAKAGFTDEDYDFDKPSAAPKTQARSSSRDEPEDEDAKPKTVSAIEMYDQLAAGPLGEHRIALLHGRLPAEEKSEIMASFAAGEIDVLVATTVIEVGVDVANATTMVVRDADRFGISQLHQLRGRVGRGGLPGLCLLITATGSERTLERLHKVAETVDGFALAQLDLEYRGFGDILGVDQSGLARRLSFLDLAQDGDVLAAARDLAYEIVGEDPDLERHGALRAMNEVILGGDRGDYLDKA; this is encoded by the coding sequence ATGAGCTCTGCGCGCACCCTCACGCTGCAGACGCCGCTCGCCGAGGCCGTCGACCCCGAGATCGCCGAGGCGGCGACCGCCGAGCTCGGGCTCGTCACCGTCGGCGACCTGCTGCGGCACTTCCCGTTCCGGTACGAGGGCGGCGCCGTCGAGGACGACGGGACCCGGCGCTCGGAGCCCCGCATCGGCGACGACATCGTCGTGATCGGCACCGTCACCGCGATCACACCCCCGAAGCCGCATCACCGCGGCAAGAAGATGTTCCGGGTGCAGGTGGTCAACAAGGTCCGGGCCTACGAGGTGACCTTCTTCAACTACCTGCCCAAGCCGATCCAGCCCGACCGGCAGCTGCTGCTCATCGGCCGGCTCGGCGAGTTCAACGGCAAGCTCCAGCTCACCCACCCCGAGTGGCTCGTCCTGCCGGACACCACGATCACCTCGGCGGAGGCGCTCGCCGCCAACGAGGCGGGGTCGACCAAGGCCGGCTCGAAGCGGCTCAAGTTCGCCGACCTGAGCCTGCTGATGCAGCCCACCGTGCCGATCTACCACGGCACCAAGAACATGCCCACGTGGCTGATCCTCTCGCTGGTGGACAGCGTGCTCAAGCGGCTCGTGCCGGTGCCCGAGTCGCTGCCGCCCGCGTTCCTCGCGCTGCACGCGCTCATGAGCCTCGACGACGCCGTGCGCGCCGCGCACAAGCCCGACGGCCGCGCGCAGGCCGACCGGGCGCGGCGCCGCCTGGCCTTCGACGAGGCCGTCGCGATCGAGACCGCGCTCGCCCGCCGGGCGCACGACGTCGGCATCGTCGGCGCCCCACCGCTGCACGCGCCCGACGGTCCGCTACAGGCCGGGCTCCGCGAGCGGCTCCCGTTCTCGCTCACCGCGGGTCAGGAGGGCGTGCTCGCCGAGATCCTCGGGGACATGGCCCGCGACCACCCGATGACCCGCCTCCTGCAGGGCGAGGTCGGCTCGGGCAAGACGCTCGTCGCACTGCTGGCCATGCTCGCCGCGGTCGACGCCGGCCACCAGGCGGTGCTGCTGGCCCCCACGGAAGTCCTGGCGACGCAGCACCTCCTGTCGATCACCGCGATGCTCGGCGACCTGGCCGAGGCCGGCCAGCTGGGCGCGGCGGACGCGGCCACGACGGTGACCCTGCTGACGGGCTCGATGACGGTCAAGCAGCGCCGGGCGGCGCTGCTGCGCATCGTGACCGGCGAGGCCGGGATCGTGATCGGCACGCACGCGCTGCTCGAGGACACGGTCGAGTTCTTCCGGCTCGGCCTGGTCGTGGTCGACGAGCAGCACCGGTTCGGCGTGGAGCAGCGCGACCGCCTGCGCCGCAAGGGCACCGGCGAGAGCACCGACGACGAATCCATGCCCCACCTGCTCGTGATGACCGCGACGCCGATCCCGCGCACCGTCGCGCTCGCGCAGTTCGGCGACATGGCGACGTCCGTGCTGCGGGAGCTGCCGCGGGGGCGGCAGCCGATCCAGACCTCGGTGGTCCCCGAGGACCGGGAGGCATGGGTCGCGCGGGCCTGGGCCCGCGTGGACGAGGAGGTCCGCGCGGGGCGGCAGGTCTACGTCGTGTGCCCGCGGATCGGCGACGACGCCACCGGCGAGCAGGCCAAGGCCGGGTTCACGGACGAGGACTACGACTTCGACAAGCCGTCGGCTGCGCCGAAGACGCAGGCGCGGAGCTCGTCCCGCGACGAGCCGGAAGACGAGGACGCGAAGCCGAAGACCGTCTCGGCGATCGAGATGTACGACCAGTTGGCCGCGGGGCCGCTCGGCGAGCACCGGATCGCGCTCCTGCACGGCCGGCTCCCCGCCGAGGAGAAGTCGGAGATCATGGCGTCGTTCGCGGCCGGCGAGATCGACGTGCTGGTCGCGACCACGGTGATCGAGGTCGGCGTCGACGTCGCGAACGCCACCACGATGGTCGTGCGCGACGCGGACCGGTTCGGCATCAGCCAGCTGCACCAGCTGCGCGGCCGCGTCGGCCGTGGCGGCTTGCCCGGGCTGTGCCTGCTCATCACCGCCACCGGCTCGGAGCGCACGCTCGAGCGGCTGCACAAGGTGGCGGAGACCGTCGACGGTTTCGCGCTGGCCCAGCTGGACCTGGAGTACCGCGGCTTCGGCGACATCCTCGGTGTCGATCAGTCGGGCCTCGCGCGTCGCCTGAGCTTCCTGGACCTCGCGCAGGACGGCGACGTGCTGGCCGCGGCCAGGGACCTCGCCTACGAGATCGTAGGAGAGGACCCGGATCTCGAGCGCCACGGGGCCCTGCGCGCCATGAACGAGGTCATCCTCGGCGGCGACCGCGGCGACTACCTCGACAAGGCCTAG
- a CDS encoding DAK2 domain-containing protein, producing the protein MTGPIAEDGRVVVAWLRRAVLGLERAVDEINTLNVFPVADADTGTNMLVTLRAAARSAEVADRTEGPHAVARATVAGAVAGARGNSGVIVSQIMRGLAGQLGPDADLTAEGLATGLRNATDLVTTAVAEPIEGTILSVLRAAADGAGAALAGGGDLATCARGSADAAFDALLRTREQLADNAAAGVVDAGGRGLLVLLDALVEVTAGAVPERPRFGRQIAPHVQVHVDEAHGHTHDHVDPPRGPHADYEVMYLLPSATEATANRLRAELQAFGESVVVVAAADPDPVATWSVHTHTTEPGAAIQAGLRHGKLRSIAVNVLQEAGHAETPLQALLDAPRAIVALVSGDGAAELFAGAGAEVIRCDKGMTHAELLAALHRFEGREVLLMPNGALPTPELLAVAARSRESGVLVTLLPTSSMVQAIAALAVHEPNGHAADDTYSMAEAAAGARCGSVVAVTEDALTILGPCGPGDYLGMVGGEVVVLEEDQYSAGEALAELLLATGGDMVTVLLGDAGDGDFPDRVSAALRPDRPEVEVVGYVGGQTASVMEIGVE; encoded by the coding sequence GTGACGGGACCGATTGCGGAGGACGGCCGCGTGGTGGTGGCCTGGCTGCGGCGTGCCGTCCTCGGACTCGAGCGCGCGGTCGACGAGATCAACACCCTGAACGTCTTCCCCGTGGCCGACGCCGACACCGGCACCAACATGCTGGTCACCCTGCGCGCCGCCGCCCGATCCGCCGAGGTCGCGGACCGCACCGAGGGGCCGCACGCCGTCGCCCGCGCGACGGTGGCGGGGGCCGTCGCCGGGGCGCGGGGCAACTCGGGCGTCATCGTCTCCCAGATCATGCGGGGCCTCGCCGGCCAGCTCGGACCCGACGCGGACCTCACCGCCGAGGGCCTCGCCACCGGACTCCGGAACGCGACGGACCTGGTGACCACCGCCGTCGCCGAACCCATCGAGGGCACCATCCTCTCCGTCCTGCGGGCGGCCGCCGACGGGGCCGGGGCCGCCCTGGCGGGCGGGGGCGACCTCGCGACCTGCGCCCGCGGCTCCGCCGACGCCGCCTTCGACGCCCTCCTGCGCACCCGGGAGCAGCTCGCCGACAACGCCGCCGCGGGCGTCGTGGACGCGGGCGGCCGCGGCCTGCTCGTGCTGCTCGACGCGCTCGTCGAGGTCACCGCGGGCGCGGTGCCCGAGCGGCCCCGCTTCGGACGGCAGATCGCGCCGCACGTGCAGGTGCACGTCGACGAGGCGCACGGACACACGCACGACCACGTCGATCCGCCCCGGGGGCCGCACGCCGACTACGAGGTGATGTACCTCCTGCCCTCCGCCACCGAGGCCACGGCGAACCGGCTGCGGGCGGAGCTCCAGGCCTTCGGCGAATCGGTGGTCGTCGTCGCCGCGGCCGATCCCGACCCCGTCGCGACCTGGTCGGTCCACACGCACACCACCGAGCCGGGCGCGGCCATCCAGGCGGGCCTGCGCCACGGCAAGCTGCGCAGCATCGCCGTCAACGTGCTGCAGGAGGCGGGCCACGCCGAGACGCCGCTGCAGGCACTGCTCGACGCGCCGCGCGCCATCGTCGCGTTGGTCTCCGGCGACGGCGCCGCGGAGCTGTTCGCGGGCGCCGGCGCGGAGGTGATCCGCTGCGACAAGGGGATGACCCACGCCGAGCTTCTCGCCGCGCTGCACCGGTTCGAGGGCCGCGAGGTGCTGCTCATGCCGAACGGCGCGCTGCCCACCCCGGAGCTGCTGGCGGTGGCCGCGCGGTCGCGCGAATCCGGGGTCCTGGTGACCCTGCTGCCGACCTCGTCGATGGTGCAGGCGATCGCCGCGCTCGCGGTGCACGAGCCGAACGGCCACGCCGCCGACGACACCTACTCGATGGCCGAGGCCGCCGCGGGCGCGCGCTGCGGGTCCGTCGTCGCCGTCACCGAGGACGCGCTGACGATCCTCGGCCCCTGCGGCCCCGGCGACTACCTCGGCATGGTCGGCGGCGAGGTGGTGGTCCTCGAGGAGGACCAGTACTCCGCGGGCGAGGCCCTCGCCGAGCTGCTGCTGGCCACCGGCGGCGACATGGTCACGGTGCTCCTCGGCGACGCCGGCGACGGCGACTTCCCCGACCGGGTCAGCGCCGCGCTGCGCCCCGACCGCCCGGAGGTCGAGGTGGTCGGCTACGTCGGCGGGCAGACCGCGAGCGTGATGGAGATCGGCGTCGAATGA
- the rpmB gene encoding 50S ribosomal protein L28, translating into MAAVCDVCDKGPGFGKSVSHSHRRTNRRWNPNIQTVRAQVAPGQTRRLNVCTSCIKAGKVVRG; encoded by the coding sequence ATGGCTGCCGTCTGCGACGTCTGCGACAAGGGCCCCGGCTTCGGTAAGTCGGTCTCGCACTCGCACCGGCGTACCAACCGCCGGTGGAACCCGAACATCCAGACCGTCCGCGCCCAGGTCGCGCCCGGTCAGACCCGCCGCCTGAACGTGTGCACCTCGTGCATCAAGGCCGGCAAGGTCGTTCGCGGCTAG
- a CDS encoding uracil-DNA glycosylase: protein MTAKPLTDSVEAGWAEALAPVAGDIAALGDFLRAEIAEDRGYLPAGANVLRAFRQPFDDVRVLIVGQDPYPTPGHAVGLSFSVDPAVRPIPRSLQNIYREYCDDLALPMPANGDLSPWSDQGVLLLNRVLTVRPGTPASHRGKGWEKVTECAIDALVARDAPLVAILWGRDAASLGPRLGDVPRIESVHPSPLSASRGFFGSKPFSKANDALVGLGAEPVDWRLPHLAQVR, encoded by the coding sequence ATGACGGCGAAACCGTTGACCGACAGCGTCGAGGCCGGATGGGCCGAGGCGCTCGCCCCCGTGGCCGGCGACATCGCCGCGCTGGGCGACTTCCTCCGCGCCGAGATCGCGGAGGACCGCGGGTACCTCCCCGCCGGCGCCAACGTACTGCGCGCGTTCCGGCAGCCCTTCGACGACGTGCGCGTGCTCATCGTCGGCCAGGACCCGTACCCCACACCGGGGCACGCGGTGGGGCTGTCGTTCTCCGTCGACCCGGCCGTGCGGCCGATCCCGCGGAGCCTGCAGAACATCTACCGCGAGTACTGCGACGACCTCGCGTTGCCGATGCCCGCGAACGGCGACCTCTCGCCGTGGTCCGACCAGGGCGTGCTCCTGCTCAACCGCGTCCTGACGGTGCGCCCGGGCACGCCGGCGTCGCACCGGGGCAAGGGATGGGAGAAGGTCACCGAGTGCGCCATCGACGCGCTCGTCGCGCGGGACGCGCCGCTGGTCGCGATCCTGTGGGGCCGCGACGCGGCCTCGCTCGGACCGCGGCTGGGCGACGTCCCGCGGATCGAGTCGGTGCACCCGTCGCCGCTGTCCGCATCCCGGGGCTTCTTCGGCTCCAAGCCCTTCTCGAAGGCGAACGACGCGCTCGTGGGCCTCGGTGCCGAGCCCGTCGACTGGCGCCTGCCGCACCTCGCCCAGGTGCGCTGA
- a CDS encoding thiamine-phosphate kinase, translating to MTSEEPDSPAQPRVRTVAELGEDGVIALATGGVRPDPRVPVGPGDDAAVVVTPDGRTVVSSDALVEGRHFRFELTTPEHVGRRAIAQNAADIAAMGAVCTAFTVTLGCPPETGEDVIAGIARGTTRGAADAGGAIAGGDVVRTEQVLLAVTVLGDLQGRAPVLLSGARPGDVVAVCGTLGHSAAGLDVLLAGHEGFGGLVETYRCPAPPLAAGPQAAVAGATALTDVSDGLLRDARALARASGVAIALDGALLAPDAELVACAAALGADADRWVRTGGEDHALLATFPAGAALPAGWRAIGTAAAPAGAPAGTVTVDGDAGPAAGGWNTFTETEENGR from the coding sequence ATGACATCAGAGGAGCCGGACAGCCCTGCGCAGCCCCGCGTGCGCACCGTGGCGGAGCTGGGGGAGGACGGCGTGATCGCGCTGGCCACCGGCGGTGTGCGTCCCGATCCGCGGGTCCCGGTAGGACCGGGCGACGACGCGGCGGTGGTCGTCACGCCCGACGGCCGCACGGTCGTCTCGTCCGACGCGCTCGTCGAGGGACGGCACTTCCGGTTCGAGCTGACCACCCCGGAGCACGTGGGCCGGCGCGCGATCGCGCAGAACGCGGCGGACATCGCGGCCATGGGCGCCGTGTGCACGGCGTTCACCGTGACGCTGGGGTGCCCGCCCGAGACCGGCGAGGACGTGATCGCGGGCATCGCCCGCGGCACCACGCGCGGCGCCGCCGACGCGGGTGGCGCGATCGCCGGGGGAGACGTGGTGCGCACCGAGCAGGTGCTGCTCGCGGTCACCGTGCTGGGTGACCTGCAAGGGCGGGCGCCGGTGCTGCTGTCCGGCGCGCGGCCCGGCGACGTGGTCGCGGTGTGCGGCACGCTCGGTCACTCCGCCGCGGGCCTGGACGTCCTGCTCGCGGGGCACGAGGGCTTCGGCGGCCTGGTCGAGACCTACCGCTGCCCCGCCCCGCCGCTCGCCGCCGGGCCGCAGGCGGCCGTCGCGGGCGCGACCGCCCTGACGGACGTCTCCGACGGGCTGCTGCGCGACGCCCGGGCGCTGGCCCGGGCCTCCGGTGTGGCCATCGCGCTCGACGGTGCGCTGCTGGCTCCCGACGCCGAGTTGGTCGCCTGCGCCGCCGCGCTCGGCGCCGACGCCGACCGCTGGGTCCGCACGGGAGGCGAGGACCACGCCCTGCTCGCGACCTTCCCCGCAGGCGCTGCGCTCCCCGCGGGATGGCGGGCGATCGGCACCGCTGCCGCGCCCGCCGGGGCGCCGGCGGGCACCGTCACCGTCGACGGCGACGCGGGACCGGCGGCGGGCGGCTGGAACACCTTCACCGAGACCGAGGAGAACGGCCGATGA
- a CDS encoding DUF3515 domain-containing protein: MSDADDETTAAPDAGERRSPAFLATAVALPVAVVACFIAFLVLAQQKQGDARDAAEAGHVKSIAAPSSGDAACGKLLGALPADLDGYRRTDDTEPAGFARWTSEKAGAVEARCGTDRPAELTATAKLQIINGVQWLQAVPAGAPAPDGGSYWTAVDHRPYVTLWVPDGAGTSAVQATSDAIREHLQAASLDLGR; this comes from the coding sequence GTGAGCGATGCAGACGACGAGACCACCGCGGCCCCCGACGCCGGGGAGCGCCGCAGCCCCGCCTTCCTCGCGACGGCAGTGGCCCTGCCCGTGGCGGTCGTCGCCTGCTTCATCGCCTTCCTCGTGCTGGCGCAGCAGAAGCAGGGCGACGCCCGGGATGCCGCGGAGGCCGGGCACGTGAAGTCGATCGCGGCACCGTCGTCGGGCGACGCGGCGTGCGGGAAACTGCTCGGCGCGCTCCCCGCCGACCTCGACGGCTACCGCCGCACCGACGACACCGAGCCGGCCGGCTTCGCCCGCTGGACCAGCGAGAAAGCAGGCGCGGTGGAGGCGCGGTGCGGCACCGACCGGCCCGCCGAGCTGACCGCGACCGCGAAGCTGCAGATCATCAACGGGGTGCAGTGGCTGCAGGCCGTCCCGGCCGGCGCGCCCGCCCCCGACGGCGGCAGTTACTGGACGGCCGTCGACCATCGCCCGTACGTCACGCTCTGGGTGCCCGACGGTGCCGGCACCTCGGCGGTGCAGGCCACCTCGGACGCGATCCGCGAGCACCTGCAGGCGGCCTCGCTCGACCTGGGCCGGTAG
- a CDS encoding D-alanine--D-alanine ligase family protein: MTERIRVAVVFGGRSSEHAVSCVSAGSILAHLDPERYQVVPVGITQAGAWVLSDGDAKALRFAERALPSVADAPTDLALLPGAELVSVHADSAGELLGTVDVVFPVLHGPYGEDGTLQGLLEMVGVPYVGAGVLASAAGMDKEFAKKLLAADGLPVGDYHVLRQRDTEVPSDVLHRLGLPLFVKPARGGSSIGITRVTDLTELPAAIAAARKWDPKVIIEAAVIGREVEIGVLERPDGTVAASAIAEIEMAADAEHSFYDFETKYLDDRAQYTVPANLTEEQAAVIRDLAVRAFHAFDCQGLSRVDFFQTPDGPVINEVNTMPGFTSTSMYPRMWAESGVDYAELLTVLIDTALARGTGLR, translated from the coding sequence GTGACGGAGCGAATCAGGGTGGCAGTGGTCTTCGGCGGGCGCAGCAGCGAGCACGCGGTCTCGTGCGTGTCGGCGGGCAGCATCCTTGCCCACCTCGACCCCGAGCGCTACCAGGTGGTCCCCGTCGGGATCACCCAGGCGGGCGCGTGGGTGCTCTCCGACGGTGACGCGAAGGCGTTGCGGTTCGCCGAGCGCGCGCTCCCCAGCGTGGCCGACGCACCCACGGATCTCGCGCTGCTGCCCGGCGCGGAGCTGGTCTCGGTGCACGCCGACAGCGCCGGTGAGCTCCTGGGCACCGTCGACGTCGTCTTCCCCGTCCTGCACGGCCCGTACGGCGAGGACGGCACCCTGCAGGGACTCCTGGAGATGGTCGGCGTGCCCTACGTGGGCGCGGGCGTGCTCGCCTCCGCCGCGGGTATGGACAAGGAGTTCGCGAAGAAGCTGCTCGCCGCCGACGGCCTGCCCGTGGGCGACTACCACGTGCTCCGCCAGCGCGACACCGAGGTCCCGTCCGACGTCCTGCACCGGCTCGGCCTGCCGCTGTTCGTCAAGCCCGCCCGCGGCGGCTCGTCGATCGGCATCACCCGGGTCACGGACCTGACGGAACTGCCCGCGGCGATCGCCGCGGCCCGGAAGTGGGATCCCAAGGTCATCATCGAGGCGGCCGTGATCGGCCGCGAGGTCGAGATCGGCGTCCTGGAGCGGCCCGACGGCACCGTCGCGGCGTCGGCGATCGCCGAGATCGAGATGGCGGCCGACGCCGAGCACTCCTTCTACGACTTCGAGACCAAGTACCTCGACGACCGCGCCCAGTACACCGTGCCCGCGAACCTCACCGAGGAGCAGGCGGCCGTGATCCGCGACCTCGCGGTACGCGCCTTCCACGCCTTCGACTGCCAGGGCCTCTCCCGCGTGGACTTCTTCCAGACGCCCGACGGCCCCGTGATCAACGAGGTCAACACCATGCCGGGCTTCACCTCGACGTCGATGTACCCGCGGATGTGGGCCGAATCCGGCGTCGACTACGCCGAGCTGCTCACGGTGCTCATCGATACCGCGCTCGCGCGGGGCACCGGCCTCCGCTAG